The nucleotide window ACAGGGGATTATTATGCCCCTAAACACAGTACAACTTATTCCTACACACACAGATCAGGTATTGGTCTTCTGAGCACCAGAGTATACGAAATCTTCCATGATCTTTGGTTTGCGGATCCGAACTGGATATCGTTTCTCCTGTGCAATAGGCATGGCTTTTCGCGGTGTACGAACAACTTTCGATGTTCTCACTGGTGTGACATCGGACTTAAGCGGTTGCGAAACTTTCGACGTTCTCACTGGTGTGACAGGTTGCGATGTTCTGTACTCTGGAACATTCATCTCCTGGTCGTCACTATCCACGCATGTACCACTTGGTTCACTTGACTGTTTTGACTCTGGAATTTCTACGCTGGGCGTCATCATTGGAACTTGCGATACCACGATTTGATCTGCATGTCTCCTCCATTGAGTCATCGGGTCAACTTGCACACGATATGATACTGGTCCTGTTCGTTGCGCAATAGTTCCAGGAATCCATTTGTTATTTCCTCGATAATCTCTCATCATTACCGATTGTCCAGGTTCAAATTCTCTGTTATGCGCACTTCTCTGTGCACACATCTCCTGCTGCTTCTGTTTAACATGTGA belongs to Ostrea edulis chromosome 7, xbOstEdul1.1, whole genome shotgun sequence and includes:
- the LOC125656427 gene encoding uncharacterized protein K02A2.6-like — translated: MVDAHSKWPEVIKMSTTTSASTIDVLRTVFAQNGLPATLVSDNGPQFTSREFEDFVDANGIKHIKTSPYHPSSNGLAERFVQTFKQAMKCSRSDLGNIKKKLANFLLAYRNIPHCTTNETPAILMMWRELRTKMQLMRPNVESHVKQKQQEMCAQRSAHNREFEPGQSVMMRDYRGNNKWIPGTIAQRTGPVSYRVQVDPMTQWRRHADQIVVSQVPMMTPSVEIPESKQSSEPSGTCVDSDDQEMNVPEYRTSQPVTPVRTSKVSQPLKSDVTPVRTSKVVRTPRKAMPIAQEKRYPVRIRKPKIMEDFVYSGAQKTNT